A window from Triticum aestivum cultivar Chinese Spring chromosome 6D, IWGSC CS RefSeq v2.1, whole genome shotgun sequence encodes these proteins:
- the LOC123146311 gene encoding wall-associated receptor kinase 1, which yields MTPPLESRSQPRPTIILLLLLLLPTATHMILGDGAVDQDEQHQITLASCPDKCGNISIPYPFGMKSGCFREGFQVTCNDSFNPHRAYLANSGVYQYIFEEQIRVEPEWSQVWSRSLDITAFELIDISVGKGEVRAYGAFSSMCSQNQTDYLLKNQNMKLGKKISPFLLSTEGNVVIGVGWRVQTRVYSYPWSPSVHGNSWQELILSCLSDLMEPQFLEFATNGSCKGRGCCEAALPEAFPIRELAPSFTVRKNNTLFKTNPCSYAMVVESSWYNFSTPDMYGYEVLPKKYPRGVPFVIDFSIPNGSCPAKGQPPPPDYACVSGNSSCANATSGQGYVCKCWDHYDGNPYIVNGCQDIDECKIRDLYPCTADGICKNKLGGYDCPCKPGMKGDGIKGTCTDKFPATARVILGGIGGIFIIAAISFLILLRKEKKKTREFYEKNGGRTLEKAKFIKLFEKEKLKPIFKSSNFIGKGGFGEVYKGILDNEPVAVKKPISGSVLENEQFANEVIIQSQVIHKNIVRLIGCCLEVEAPILVYEFLCSGSLDDILHGKNKVPLNLGVRLSIAAESADGLVYMHSKTNIKILHGDVKPANILLDDKFVPKISDFGISRLIARDKQHTGSIIGDMSYMDPVYLQTGRLTEKSDVYSFGVVILELISRKKATHSEGSSLVINFLEAYKKERKATHLFDKEIIVTEDLEILDSLTGIAVECLSLDVDQRPSMTDVFNRLFILNQSHKSQLVCEL from the exons ATGACCCCACCCTTAGAATCCCGTTCCCAACCACGGCCAACTatcatactcctcctcctcctcctccttccaacaGCAACTCACATGATCCTGGGGGATGGTGCTGTTGATCAAGATGAGCAGCATCAGATCACACTTGCCAGTTGCCCCGACAAGTGCGGCAACATAAGCATCCCCTACCCGTTCGGCATGAAGTCAGGTTGCTTCCGTGAGGGCTTCCAGGTCACTTGCAACGACTCCTTCAATCCTCATCGCGCCTACCTTGCGAACAGCGGAGTATATCAGTATATATTCGAGGAGCAAATCAGGGTGGAG CCAGAGTGGAGTCAAGtttggagtagatcactggatatcaCGGCCTTCGAGCTCATTGATATATCCGTTGGAAAGGGTGAGGTGCGCGCATACGGCGCGTTCTCTTCTATGTGCAGCCAAAATCAAACCGATTACTTACTGAAGAATCAAAATATGAAGTTGGGCAAAAAGATAAGTCCGTTCCTCCTGTCGACAGAGGGCAATGTTGTCATTGGCGTCGGCTGGAGAGTCCAGACTAGGGTCTATAGCTACCCGTGGTCGCCGTCCGTGCATGGCAACTCATGGCAGGAATTAATTCTCTCCTGCCTTTCAGATCTCATGGAGCCGCAGTTCCTCGAGTTCGCAACCAACGGGTCATGCAAGGGGCGGGGCTGCTGTGAAGCCGCCTTGCCGGAAGCATTTCCCATCAGAGAGCTTGCACCGTCGTTCACAGTGAGAAAAAATAACACGTTGTTTAAGACCAACCCGTGCTCCTACGCCATGGTGGTGGAGAGCTCATGGTACAACTTCTCCACGCCAGACATGTATGGCTACGAGGTGCTACCCAAGAAATACCCGAGGGGCGTCCCTTTCGTGATCGATTTCTCCATCCCGAACGGTTCATGTCCGGCGAAAGGCCAACCGCCACCTCCAGACTACGCCTGTGTCAGTGGCAACAGCTCTTGTGCCAACGCGACTAGTGGCCAGGGGTATGTCTGCAAGTGCTGGGACCATTACGATGGCAACCCTTACATCGTCAATGGATGCCAAG ACATTGATGAGTGCAAAATCCGCGATTTGTATCCTTGCACCGCTGACGGgatctgcaaaaacaagttaggagGCTATGATTGTCCATGTAAGCCAGGAATGAAAGGCGACGGCATAAAAGGAACCTGCACAGATAAATTCCCCGCAACAGCACGAGTGATTTTGG GTGGAATAGGTGGTATTTTTATCATTGCAGCCATATCATTCCTTATTCTTCTTcgcaaagagaaaaagaaaactagAGAATTTTATGAGAAGAACGGTGGGCGTACATTAGAGAAGGCAAAATTCATAAAACTGTTTGAAAAGGAGAAGCTCAAGCCAATTTTTAAGAGTAGCAATTTTATTGGGAAAGGTGGCTTTGGTGAAGTTTACAAGGGAATTCTTGATAATGAACCAGTCGCTGTGAAGAAGCCGATTAGTGGTAGTGTGCTAGAGAATGAACAGTTTGCAAATGAAGTCATCATTCAATCTCAAGTCATCCACAAGAACATCGTTAGGCTCATAGGTTGTTGCCTAGAAGTCGAAGCCCCGATTCTAGTCTATGAGTTTCTCTGTAGTGGTAGCCTCGATGACATTCTTCACGGCAAAAACAAGGTGCCCCTCAACTTGGGTGTGCGTTTAAGTATTGCTGCAGAATCAGCAGATGGTCTGGTTTATATGCACTCAAAAACCAATATCAAGATCCTACATGGTGACGTTAAACCAGCAAATATACTTTTGGATGACAAGTTTGTGCCAAAGATTTCAGACTTTGGTATATCAAGGTTGATTGCGAGAGACAAACAGCACACGGGATCTATTATTGGTGACATGAGTTATATGGATCCAGTATATCTGCAGACAGGCCGACTAACAGAAAAAAGTGATGTCTACAGTTTTGGAGTTGTCATCTTGGAGCTTATTAGTAGGAAGAAAGCCACACATTCCGAGGGTAGTAGCTTAGTGATCAATTTCCTTGAAGCTTACAAAAAAGAGAGGAAAGCAACTCACTTGTTTGACAAGGAAATTATTGTAACTGAGGATTTGGAGATTCTGGATAGTTTGACAGGGATCGCCGTGGAATGTCTTAGCCTTGATGTGGATCAAAGGCCATCGATGACAGACGTATTCAATCGCCTTTTCATATTGAATCAATCCCATAAGTCGCAACTTGTTTGTGAACTATAG